The Rhizobium sp. WSM4643 genome contains the following window.
TCCGACACCAGGATGATATGGGTGGTGCCGTCGGCGGCATGAAAGGCATCGAGCCCTTCCATATTGTCGATCTGCGAGTTGAAATTGCCTTCCAGCAGCAATTCGCCGTCAACAATGGCGCCAGGCCTGATATCGGCACCCTTGATGCGCCGAAGACGCATGCCGATGCCTTCGGCCATGTTGAAGCGGCGCTCCAGCAGCAGCAGGTCGCCGTTCGGCAGGAAAGCACCATCGGTGATGTCGAAGCTGCCGTCCCGCTCGACCGAGAAACGCCCTTTCAGCGGCCCGCTGAGAATGGCCGCCAACCGGTTGCCGTCGCTGTCGAGACCGCGTTCGGTGACGATGACCACACCGCCCCGCAGCGGGCTGGATGCCGGCGCCACGGCGATAGTCTCGATGCCGCGGTTGTCGTCCAGCATCTTCCGCGGGATAATAATCGGCAGAGTGGCGATCGCTCCCGAGCCGGTAAAGCCAGGATCGGGATAGATATCGACGCGATGATCCTGCTCGAAGGAGACCAGAATCCGGTCGCCGTCGAGTGCCAGGCCCTCGGCATCCATATGTCCCTTGCCCTCGAAGCTGCGCCCGGCGCTGTTCTTCATCGGCGTGATCTCGACATCCGAGAGACCCGAAAGCCTACCCTTGACGTCACGCTCGATGCCGCCGGTCAGCCACTGGCCGGTATCGAGCACAACGACGAAATGTTTCTGGTCCTGCCGGAAACGGATGGAGGAGAGCGAGCCGAACAGCGCTCTGCTGGAGACCATCTCCAGCCCGCCGAGAAATTCCAGCGAGCCGAATGTCGTCTCCGAAGAGCCGATCCTGAAATCGGAGATTTGCCGGCTAATTACCGGCACGTCGTCGCCGGCCCATGACGAGGAAGCGCCGGCTGCGAGGCAAAGAGCGATCGACGCCGCACGGCAGAGGCGCTTGACCGTCATTCTTCCAGCGGCGTCAGCCGGCACGGCGTATCCGGCCGCCGCGCGGCTGGACGGATTGGTCCTCGAACAGCGAGGCAAGCTGCTCGGTCATCGCACCGGCAAGTTCGTCCGCATCGACGATCGTCACGGCGCGGCGATAGTAGCGCGTCACGTCGTGACCGATGCCGATCGCCAGCAGTTCGACAGGCGAACGCGTCTCGATCTGCTCGATGACGGCGCGCAGGTGCCGCTCCAGATAATTGCCCGGATTGACCGACAGCGTCGAATCGTCGACCGGCGCGCCGTCCGAGATCATCATCAGGATGCGGCGCTGCTCGCGGCGTGCAAGCAGACGATTATGCGCCCAGATCAGCGCCTCGCCGTCGATATTTTCCTTGAGCAGACCCTCGCGCATCATCAGCCCGAGATTGGCGCGTGCCCGCCGCCACGGCGCGTCGGCCGATTTGTAGATGATATGGCGCAGGTCGTTGAGGCGGCCCGGCGTTTGCGGCTTGCCGCCGGCAAGCCAGTTTTCACGCGCCTGCCCGCCCTTCCAGGCCTTCGTCGTAAAGCCGAGGATCTCGACCTTGACGCCGCAGCGCTCCAGCGTGCGCGCGAGAATGTCGGCGCAGGTGGCGGCCACCGTGATCGGCCGGCCGCGCATCGAGCCGGAATTGTCGATGAGCAGGGTGACGACGGTGTCGCGGAACTGGGTGTCGCGCTCCATCTTGAAGGAAAGAGCCTGCATCGGATCGATGATGATGCGCTGCAGCCGGGCCGGATCGAGATAGCCCTCTTCCAAATCGAAATCCCAGGAGCGGTTCTGCTGCGCCATCAGGCGGCGCTGCAGCCGGTTGGCGAGACGGCCGACGGCACCTTGCAGATGCGCCAGCTGCTTGTCGAGGAAGGCGCGCAGGCGCTCCAGCTCGGCAGCGTCGCAAAGTTCCTCGGCGGTGATGATCTCGTCGAACTCTTCGGTAAAGACGTGATAATCGACCTTCTCGTTGAAATCGGCGAAGGGCGTATTTGGACGGCGGGTCTCGCCCGGCGTTTCCGAATCGTCCTCGCCCTCTTCCATCATGTCGTCGTCGGAGATTTCGGCGCCTTCGGTCTCGCCGTCCTCCATCTGCTCGTCGGCGACCTCGCTGTCCTCGACAGGGGCGGCATCCGTGCCGGCATCCTCGTCGACCTCGTCCTGATCCTGCTCGTCGCCGCTCGACTGGTCTTCCTGCTCCGACTGGTCGTCATTGTCGGCATCGCTGTCGTCGTCGCCGTATTCCTCGGCCATTTCCATGGCCGACAGCATGTTGCGGATAACCTTGGCGAAGGCCTGCTGGTCGTTGATCGCGCTCGACAGATTATCGAGTTCGGACCCTGCCTTGTCTTCGATGAAGCCCCGCCAGAGGTCGAGCACCTTGCCGGCGGTTTCAGGCGGGCGCTGGCCGGTCAGCTTCTCGCGCACCATCATCGCAACGGCTTCGCCGACCGGTGCGTCTTCCTGGCGCTCGATGCCGGTGAAATTCGCCTTGGAATATTTCTCTTCCGTCATGGAGCGCAGGTTCGACGCCATGCCCTCCATGCGCAGCGCGCCGATCGATTCGACGCGCGCCTGCTCGACAACATCGAAGATCGCCCGGGCGTCCGAGCCCTGCGGCGCCATCGTCGCGTGCACTTTCTCGTCATGGCAGGCAAGGCGCAACGCCATCGAATCACCGAGCCCGCGGGTGACCGCCAGCTCATGCGCCGTCGGCCGCTTGGAAAGTTCCGGCAGCCGGATGCGCTCGCCGGTCATCCCCGGCCGTTCATTGGCAAAGGTCACCTCGACATCGCCGTCGCCGGCGATCGAGCGCACGCAGCCGGTTATAGCCCGGCGCAGTGGCTCGACGTCGACAGGCGCGCCGGGCTTTGCTTTCGAATTGTCACCGCGAGCTGCCATGATCGGTCGGTCTCAAGCTCCGAGAACGATGTTGGCGGCACTTTCCTTCAGCTCGACGCCGAAGGCGCGCTGATAGTGCTCGGCGACCAGCGGACGCTCCAGCTCGTCGCACTTGTTGAGGAAGGTGACGCGGAAGGCGAAGGCCAGATCGCCGAAAATGTCGGCGTTTTCGGCCCAGGTGATGACGGTGCGTGGGCTCATGACCGTGGACAGATCACCGTTCATGAAGGCGGCGCGCGTCAGGTCGGCGACACGAACCATCTTCGAAACGGTCTCACGGCCGCCTTTGTCCTTGCCGAAGCTCTTCACCTTGGCGGCGACGATATTCACTTCGTGATCATGCGGCAGGTAGTTCAGCGTCGTGACGATCGACCAGCGGTCCATCTGCGCCTGGTTGATCTGCTGCGTGCCGTGATAGAGGCCGGTCGTGTCGCCGAGGCCGATCGTATTGGCGGTCGCAAACAGCCGGAAGGCCGGGTGCGGCCGGATGACGCGGCTTTGATCGAGCAGCGTCAGGCGGCCGGAGGATTCGAGCACGCGTTGGATGACGAACATCACATCGGGACGGCCGGCATCATATTCGTCGAAGACGAGCGCGACATTGTGCTGATAGGCCCAGGGCAGGATGCCGTCCTTGAATTCGGTGACCTGCAGCCCGTCCTTGACGACGATCGCATCCTTGCCGACCAGGTCGATACGGCTGACATGGCTGTCGAGATTGATGCGCACGCAAGGCCAGTTGAGCCGCGCCGCCACCTGCTCGATATGCGACGACTTGCCCGTGCCGTGATAGCCGGAGATCATCACGCGGCGGTTATGGGCGAAGCCTGCGAGAATGGCGAGCGTCGTGTCGCGGTCGAAAAGGTAGTCGGTATCGAGGTCCGGCACATAGGCGTCGCCCTTGCTGTAGGCGGGAACGCGGATGTCGGAATCGATACCGAAGACCTCTCGGACCGAAACGGTGGTATCGGGCAGTTCTGATATATCCAGGTCGATCTTGCTCATCATGTCTCCAAGGCGGGTGCTGCCACCCGGCCATACTGTCTCAGGCCATGTCGCAACCCAGACGCCGCGTTTTTTATTCCGCGCCCGTCCAGGTCGGAACGTCGGCGATACTTCTCCGGGACTGAAACGAAACCTCGGCGGGATAATGACCGCGTGCGAGCATTCTTGAAAGAGTCCCAGACAAGAAACGCCGCGTCCGGAAGGTCGGCGGAGGCGATGTCGGGAAAACGCACAAATATGAGCCGCGTTTGCCTGCGGCCTCAGCCGATTTGGACCATACCCGATTGAAGCCCAAGAGCAAGGACGGGAATTAACAAAAACCGTTCTGCTTCAACAATTGATAGGCCTGTATGACGGCGCGGAAACGCTCCTCCGAGCCACGGTCGCCGCCATTGGCATCCGGATGGTGTTTCTTCACCAGTTCCTTGTAGCGGCTCTTGATCTCCGCCGATGTCGCATTGGCGTCGAGGGCCATCGTTTCGAAGGCCTTGGTCTCCAGCGATTTTAGCTTGCGCGCCTGGGGGAAACGCGGTCCGCTGCCCTTGCCGCCTTCCTTGACGAAGCCGAAGGGATCGCGAACGCGGGTATAGGCGCCGGAGCGGATCTCCGAATGCAGCGGACTGTCCTTCGCCGCCTTGTTGACGCCGACCGTCCATGTCGGCCGGTGGCCGGTGATCGCCTCTTTCTGGTATCGCGCGATCTCGCCGTCCGAAAGACCGGAGAAATAATTGTAGCCCTTGTTGTATTCCTTGACGTGCTCGAAGCAGAACAAGAAGAACTGGCCTTCCGCATTGCGGCCGACCGGAGCGCGATGCGCCCCCTTCTTGTCGCACCCGTCCCATTGACAGGTAGGCGGCGCCTGCTCTGTCTCCGGCTCGCGTTTGCGGCGTGTTCGGATGCGATCGAAATATTTGGAATCAAGTCTCATGACGGCGCTAATTATGGGGCTGTCGCGAAGCGACAACAAGAATTGACAAACGGGAATGTTGCAGGCTTGGTAGGAACCCTTTTCGCGAACCAGCAAGACCGGATGATGACCCTGCGAACCCGCATCGAAGAAAAACTTATCAAAGCCTTCGCGCCCGAACGCCTGAGCGTCATCGACGAAAGCCATCTGCATGCCGGCCACCAGCCTGATATCACGGGCACCGGCGAAACCCATATGCGGGTGAGGATCGTTTCCGGAAAATTCGCCGGCATGTCGAGGCTGGCCCGCCACCGGGCAATCACCGACCTGTTGAAACCGGAGCTCGATGCCGGCCTGCATGCGCTGGCCGTCGAACCGGCTGCACCTGATGAACCGACCCGCTGGTAGCGGCACGCAAGCCCATATAGGCGTTGGCCGTCCAAGATCCAAGCGGAATCAGCCTGGCTTTGCGCCGTCTTCTCCGGCCGGGCGGATGCGCAGCTTGGTGATGCGATTCTTTTCCCGCTTCATGACGACGAAACGCTTGCCGTAGAAGGTGAAGGCTTGGCGCTCTTCCGGGATGGTCATCGATTCGTGGATGACGAGGCCGGCGATCGTCGTCGCCTCCTCGTCGGGCAGATTCCAGTCGAGCGCCCGGTTCAGGTCGCGGATCGGCACGCCGCCATCGACGACGACGGAACCGTCAGCCTCCTGACGCACGCCCTGTATCTCGATATCGTGCTCGTCGGAAATATCGCCGACGATTTCCTCGAGAATATCCTCCAGCGTGACGATGCCCTGCACCTCGCCATATTCGTCGACGACGACCGCGAAATGCTGCTTGCGCCGCAGGAAGGCGTTGAGCTGGTCCTCCAGGTTGGTGCTGTCGGGCACGAACCACGGCTTCTGCGCGATCTTCACGATATCGAGGTTCTGCGGCTCCATATTCGGCTCGGCAAGCGCCCGCAGCAGATCCTTGGCGTGGACGACGCCGATGATGTTGTCGATCGTGCCGCGCCACAACGGCATGCGCGTATAGGGGCTTTCGAGGATGACGCGCACCACCGCTTCCGGCGGATCGTCGGCGTTGATCGCCCGCATCGCGGTGCGATGGACCATGATGTCCGAGAGTTCGAGCTCGCCTAGATCGAGCACGCCGCCGAGACGGTCGCGGTCGGCCTTGACCACCGATCCCTCGCGGTGGAGCAGATCGACGGCGCCGCGCAGCTCTTCATGCGCCGTCAGCATCGATATCTCGCGTGAGAGATTGATGCCGAACAGCGAAAGAATCTGCCGCACGATCGCATTGACAAAGGAGGAAACCGGGCCGACGACGGCAACGAACAGCCTGGCCGGCAGCGCGATAGCGAGTGCGAAACGCTCGGGCGCTGAAATCGCCCAGCTCTTCGGCAGCACTTCGGCGAAGATGACCAGGATGACGGTCATCGCGAGCGTCGCCAGTGCCACCCCGGAACTGCCGAACAGTCCGAGGAAGAGGCTGGTGGCGATCGAGGAGGACAGGATATTGGCGAGATTGTTGCCGATGAGCAGCGCACCGATCAACCGGTCGCGCCGCTCGATCAACTGCCGGACGAGCCCGGCGCGGTCGTCGCCGTTGGCCTCGAGCGTATGGATACGGCTGCGCGAAACGGCGGTCAGCGCCGTCTCCGAGCCAGAAAAGAAGGCGGACATCAGCACGAGCGCCGTGATCGAAAGGATCTCCGGCCAGTATGTCGCGAGAAATGCCAGAGCGCCTTCGACCGTCATCAGGCGTGTTTTTCCTGGAGAAAGCTGATCACTTCGGACGCCGGAACGTCGTCGGCGACGAAGGACTGGCCGATGCCGCGCGTCAGGATGAAGGTGAGCTTGCCGCCCTTGACCTTCTTGTCCTGGGCGATCGCGTCCATTAACTTTTCGGCCGGCGGCAGGTCGCCCGGAATGTCGGAGATGCGGGTCGGCAGGCCGACCTCCTTCAGATGCCGCTCGACGCGGCGCGCATCGTCAGGGCTTGCAAGGTTCATTCGTGCGGAGAATTCGTGCGCCAGCACCATGCCGATCGAAACGCCCTCGCCATGCACGAGGCGGGAGCTGTCATAAGCAGTCGCCGCTTCCAGCGCATGGCCGAAGGTATGGCCGAGATTGAGCAGCGCCCGCGGCCCGTTCTCGCGCTCGTCGGCAACGACGACATCGGCCTTCGCCTGGCAGCTTGCGGCAATCGCCTCGATGCGCGCGGAGCCGCCTGCAAAAACCGCCTTCCAGTTCGCTTCCAGCCAGGCAAAGAAATCCGGCTTGTCGATCAGCCCGTATTTCGCGACCTCGGCGTAGCCTGCGCGGAATTCGCGCGCGCTCAGCGAATTCAGCACATCCGTATCGGCCAGAACCAGGTCCGGCTGGTGGAACACGCCGATCAGGTTCTTGCCGTGGCGGGAATTGATCCCGGTCTTGCCGCCGACGGAGGAATCGACCTGCGACAGCAGCGAGGTCGGCACCTGGACGAAGCGCACCCCGCGGCGGACGATGCCGGCCGCAAACCCGGAAAGATCGCCGATGACGCCGCCACCGAGCGCGATGACGTAATCGTTGCGCTCGACGCGGGCTTCGAGCACCTTGTCGCAGACCGTGATCAGATGCTCGAAGCTCTTGGTCTTCTCGCCGGCCGGCAGGACGACCTCAGCCGAGGCGATACCCGCTTCCTCCAGACTTGCGACGAGGGCCTTGAGATAGAGCGGCGCGACATTTTCGTCGGTGATAACAGCCGCCTTGCGGCCCTTGAGCCGGGAGGCGATCTCGGCGCCGGCCCGCGCAATCAGCCCCGGCCCGATCAGTATGTCATAGGCGCGCTCGCCGAGCGGCACATGCACCGTTCGGATGGCGGAGGCGGAGGTTATCGCATTCATGACGCTGCACTTTCCTTCTGAGCTTCGATCAAGGCCTTCAACACCTCGTCGGCCATGATTTCCTTGCGCACATCGCGCGAAAGCACGGTCAGATCGGCCTGCGCATAGATCGGATAACGCGCATTCATCAGGCCCTCGAGCGTCTGCTTCGGGTTTTCGGTCTTGAGCAGCGGCCGCGTGTCGCGCTTGGCGACCCGGTCCCAGAGCACGTCGAGATCGGCCTTCAACCAGACGGAAAGGCCGCCCTTCTTGATATGTCTGCGCGTCCGGTCGTTGATGAAGGCGCCACCTCCGGTGGAGACGACCCGCGGCCCGCTCTTCAGCAACCGCTTCATCACCCGCGCTTCCAGCGCCCGGAATTCCTGCTCGCCATAGGCGGCGAAAAGCTCGGCGATCGTCATGCGCGAAACCCGCTCGATCTCGAGATCGCTGTCGATGAAGGGAATGGCGAGCTGGTTGGCGACGATGCGCCCGACGGAGGATTTTCCGGCGCCCATCAGGCCGACAAGGATCAGATTGCGTGAACCGAGCGCGGCGCGAGCTCTGTCTTTCAAGCTGTCAGCAACGGTCAGCAGTTGTTCACTCATCGGTCCATTCACACTTTGTTTGCAAACGGTATCGACAAATGCAGGTGGAGCGTCAAGTCGCGGACAAGGGAATCATGGCGTGAATACCGCTTCTTGCACTTGCAGATAGGCTTCTTATAACAGAAGCAGAGCATGAAGGAGTTGCTGAATGCCGACCCTGTTCCGTTTCCTGTTCGTCTGCGCGATCCTCGCCGGGACGGTCTACGGAGCGATGCTGGCGCTTGTGACCTTCGTCGAGCCCGAGCCGCGCGACGTGACGATCCGCATTCCGTCCGAGCGGGTCAATCCGCCCGCAACGGGCGCGATCAACACGACCAGGAAGTGACCGGCATGGTGGATCTCGGCCGCGTCCATGTGGAATCCTTCCTGGAGATGATGAGCGCCGAGCGGGGTGCTGCCGCCAACACGCTGCAATCCTATGAACGCGATCTCGACGATATCAGATCCTTCCTGAAGGAGCGCAGCATACGGCTCACCGAAGCCGCCTCCGCCGATCTCGCCGCCTATCTCTCCTCACTCGCCCGAAAGGGCTTCAAACCCTCCTCCCAGGCGCGCCGGCTTGCGGCCATGCGGCAGTTCTACAAGTTTCTCTACGCCGAGGGCCTGAGGACCGACGACCCCACAGGCATTCTCGACGCGCCGAAGAAGGGCCGTCCGCTG
Protein-coding sequences here:
- a CDS encoding BolA family protein, encoding MMTLRTRIEEKLIKAFAPERLSVIDESHLHAGHQPDITGTGETHMRVRIVSGKFAGMSRLARHRAITDLLKPELDAGLHALAVEPAAPDEPTRW
- a CDS encoding J domain-containing protein → MRLDSKYFDRIRTRRKREPETEQAPPTCQWDGCDKKGAHRAPVGRNAEGQFFLFCFEHVKEYNKGYNYFSGLSDGEIARYQKEAITGHRPTWTVGVNKAAKDSPLHSEIRSGAYTRVRDPFGFVKEGGKGSGPRFPQARKLKSLETKAFETMALDANATSAEIKSRYKELVKKHHPDANGGDRGSEERFRAVIQAYQLLKQNGFC
- a CDS encoding shikimate kinase, translating into MSEQLLTVADSLKDRARAALGSRNLILVGLMGAGKSSVGRIVANQLAIPFIDSDLEIERVSRMTIAELFAAYGEQEFRALEARVMKRLLKSGPRVVSTGGGAFINDRTRRHIKKGGLSVWLKADLDVLWDRVAKRDTRPLLKTENPKQTLEGLMNARYPIYAQADLTVLSRDVRKEIMADEVLKALIEAQKESAAS
- the cobS gene encoding cobaltochelatase subunit CobS codes for the protein MSKIDLDISELPDTTVSVREVFGIDSDIRVPAYSKGDAYVPDLDTDYLFDRDTTLAILAGFAHNRRVMISGYHGTGKSSHIEQVAARLNWPCVRINLDSHVSRIDLVGKDAIVVKDGLQVTEFKDGILPWAYQHNVALVFDEYDAGRPDVMFVIQRVLESSGRLTLLDQSRVIRPHPAFRLFATANTIGLGDTTGLYHGTQQINQAQMDRWSIVTTLNYLPHDHEVNIVAAKVKSFGKDKGGRETVSKMVRVADLTRAAFMNGDLSTVMSPRTVITWAENADIFGDLAFAFRVTFLNKCDELERPLVAEHYQRAFGVELKESAANIVLGA
- the aroB gene encoding 3-dehydroquinate synthase, coding for MNAITSASAIRTVHVPLGERAYDILIGPGLIARAGAEIASRLKGRKAAVITDENVAPLYLKALVASLEEAGIASAEVVLPAGEKTKSFEHLITVCDKVLEARVERNDYVIALGGGVIGDLSGFAAGIVRRGVRFVQVPTSLLSQVDSSVGGKTGINSRHGKNLIGVFHQPDLVLADTDVLNSLSAREFRAGYAEVAKYGLIDKPDFFAWLEANWKAVFAGGSARIEAIAASCQAKADVVVADERENGPRALLNLGHTFGHALEAATAYDSSRLVHGEGVSIGMVLAHEFSARMNLASPDDARRVERHLKEVGLPTRISDIPGDLPPAEKLMDAIAQDKKVKGGKLTFILTRGIGQSFVADDVPASEVISFLQEKHA
- a CDS encoding esterase-like activity of phytase family protein, encoding MTVKRLCRAASIALCLAAGASSSWAGDDVPVISRQISDFRIGSSETTFGSLEFLGGLEMVSSRALFGSLSSIRFRQDQKHFVVVLDTGQWLTGGIERDVKGRLSGLSDVEITPMKNSAGRSFEGKGHMDAEGLALDGDRILVSFEQDHRVDIYPDPGFTGSGAIATLPIIIPRKMLDDNRGIETIAVAPASSPLRGGVVIVTERGLDSDGNRLAAILSGPLKGRFSVERDGSFDITDGAFLPNGDLLLLERRFNMAEGIGMRLRRIKGADIRPGAIVDGELLLEGNFNSQIDNMEGLDAFHAADGTTHIILVSDDNHSILQRNLMLEFRLSEQAEHKASN
- a CDS encoding HlyC/CorC family transporter, whose protein sequence is MTVEGALAFLATYWPEILSITALVLMSAFFSGSETALTAVSRSRIHTLEANGDDRAGLVRQLIERRDRLIGALLIGNNLANILSSSIATSLFLGLFGSSGVALATLAMTVILVIFAEVLPKSWAISAPERFALAIALPARLFVAVVGPVSSFVNAIVRQILSLFGINLSREISMLTAHEELRGAVDLLHREGSVVKADRDRLGGVLDLGELELSDIMVHRTAMRAINADDPPEAVVRVILESPYTRMPLWRGTIDNIIGVVHAKDLLRALAEPNMEPQNLDIVKIAQKPWFVPDSTNLEDQLNAFLRRKQHFAVVVDEYGEVQGIVTLEDILEEIVGDISDEHDIEIQGVRQEADGSVVVDGGVPIRDLNRALDWNLPDEEATTIAGLVIHESMTIPEERQAFTFYGKRFVVMKREKNRITKLRIRPAGEDGAKPG
- the cobT gene encoding cobaltochelatase subunit CobT; translation: MAARGDNSKAKPGAPVDVEPLRRAITGCVRSIAGDGDVEVTFANERPGMTGERIRLPELSKRPTAHELAVTRGLGDSMALRLACHDEKVHATMAPQGSDARAIFDVVEQARVESIGALRMEGMASNLRSMTEEKYSKANFTGIERQEDAPVGEAVAMMVREKLTGQRPPETAGKVLDLWRGFIEDKAGSELDNLSSAINDQQAFAKVIRNMLSAMEMAEEYGDDDSDADNDDQSEQEDQSSGDEQDQDEVDEDAGTDAAPVEDSEVADEQMEDGETEGAEISDDDMMEEGEDDSETPGETRRPNTPFADFNEKVDYHVFTEEFDEIITAEELCDAAELERLRAFLDKQLAHLQGAVGRLANRLQRRLMAQQNRSWDFDLEEGYLDPARLQRIIIDPMQALSFKMERDTQFRDTVVTLLIDNSGSMRGRPITVAATCADILARTLERCGVKVEILGFTTKAWKGGQARENWLAGGKPQTPGRLNDLRHIIYKSADAPWRRARANLGLMMREGLLKENIDGEALIWAHNRLLARREQRRILMMISDGAPVDDSTLSVNPGNYLERHLRAVIEQIETRSPVELLAIGIGHDVTRYYRRAVTIVDADELAGAMTEQLASLFEDQSVQPRGGRIRRAG